ctgcctgcctgcctgcctgaccTGCCTGACCTGCCAGAACCTGCCCGCCCTTTGTTCAGGTGGCGCTGGAGGCCGGCCTGCAGCTGGTGGTCTACGATGAGGATTCGTGGGATGCGTGCGCACTGCGCAGTGACGCCTTCGCTGCCGTCCTGCTCCTCAAGCTCCAGCCGCACTTCCCGTCCGTGCGCCTGCTGGCCGGTGAGTGCTCAGAGTGAGTGGCTGGCTCTGGAAGTGGGGTTCGGCCCAGTTGGAAGGGCTTAGTTTGTTGGAATTTCCCGCAAGTGAGCGTCAGCAGCGAGGGTCCGGCCGGTGTGGGCACTTTTCTCAGCTCTTTCTTAACGGCACGCGCACTGACAGGACctcccccgccccgccccgccccctttctTGTGTGAGCTCAGGCGGCTTCTCGCAGTTTTCTCACCAGTTTGCGTGCCTGTGCGAGGGGAAGCAGACgccggtggcggcggcggcgaagCCGTCGTCTCCGCCGGCCGCGACACCGGGCCCCACCCGCATCCTGCCGCACCTATACCTGGGCTGCCAGCGGGACGTCCTCAACAAGGTGGCTGCGCCTGCTGATGATGTGGCTTCCGGCGTGAcatctgcctgcctgcctgcctgcctgtgtgtgtgtgtgcgtgtgtgtgtgcgcgcgcgcacggCTGACAGGAAGCGATGCAGCGCGACGCCATCGCCTACGTGCTGAACGCCAGCAACACGTGCCCCAAACCCGACTTCATCGCCGACTCGCGCTTCCTGAGGGTTCCCGTGGACGACGGCTTCTGCGACAAGATCCTCCCCTGGTTGGACGCCTCGCTGGACTTCATCGGTCGGCAAGCGGTCACGCGACTCTGGGCACGCTTCCCGTCGCCGTTCGCTCTTCATGTGCGTGTGGCGTACCTTACAGAGAAGGCCAAGGCGTCGGACGCCCGCGTGCTGGTCCACTGCTTGGCGGGCATCTCGCGCTCGGCCACCATCGCTATCGCCTACATCATGAAGCGGATGGACATGTCGCTGGACGAGGCGTACAggtggccgccgccgcccggaTCGCCGCCGCGCTCCCGACTCCACGCGCTCCTGACTGGCGGTGTCGTCCGTCCACCCGCAGGTTTGTGAAGGAGAAGAGGCCCAGCATCTCCCCCAACTTCAACTTCCTGGGTCAGCTGCTAGACTTTGAAAAGAAGATCTCCCGAGAAGCGCGACGGCAAGTCCCGGCCGGTGGACAGCAGGTCCCGGCCGGTCGACGGCACTCCGCTCGGCCGGACGAGCTGGCGCGGGGCCCGGAGGACGCCGCCCAACTCCACGGCGCCCCAGAGTCAGCACGTCACTTCTCCCCCGTGGAGGAGGTCTCTGAGCAAAGTTGGGACGAGTCCGCCGTCCCTCGCCGGTGGGCACCCGGAGCTTGGCCCGGCGGCACCCTCAGAGGGTGGCACTCGGACATCCTGCCGGCCCCGGGGGGCCGCCGTTGCCTCTCCCCCTCGGATACGGCGCGCTTCTACTCGGCGGCGTTTGCTCGCGGGCCGGAGGCGCCGCCGCGGCAGCCCCGAGCGTCCGACCGCGGCGTTTCTCGCAGGAGTTGGCATGAGGAGAGCCACTTTGAGAAGACCCGAAGTTATCCGGACGGGACGGAAACCCAGCTGGCCACGCCAGACAGCTTTTCTGCCAGCTTGGAGCTCATCGGCGTGTCCTGACGCAAAGGCCAAAGGTCACGCCCAGCCGCTGGGGTCATTTTGCATATGGAGGAAGCACGGACGTTGAgctgaaaggggggggggggggggtttgcaGGCAAAGCCAGGCTCGCCCGAGGCTCGTCACGGCCACGCAAatagacggacggatggagaCGACGGACGCTCCTCGGTGAGCAGAAAGCCAGGCTGTCGCCGTCTGTGCCTCCCAGCTCGTTTAATTTGGCGGCGAGCAGCAGCTGACCTCAAATCGACCAGTTTCATAGCGACCAACTCTTAAGGATCGACCTAttattggccttttttttgttttaatctgaCTACCGCGGCGTCAGTGATAAGTTTAAAAACTTCAGGGagcttttgatttgtttgatttgagaTGCCGCTTCCACCCGGAACTTTTTGTTGcacttggatttttttattttcgggggggggggggggggggggtcgcgcTTTAATAAACATGTTCCAAGGCATTTCCACTGTGTTTGTTATCGCTTTTGCTGCAGCTGAAAATGGGCTCCTAGTATTACTTGATCAATCGTAGGGGCGAACAGCTTCCTGACAGTAGCAACCAAGAAAGAAAGTTTTGGTGCCGGCAGGTCAGGGAGGCGCGAATAAAAGTTTTGGTGACCGCAGGGGGCGCTGCTCTGCTCAGCCTCGTCAAGTGCCGTTAGCATTAGCGTGCATGCCGGAGGCTGCATATTGGGCAAGCTCTTGTTTTATCAACTGTCAATGGCCATGTTTGTTCTTCTCCACGTTTCCAGGTGCAAAGGTCAtcttgctggctggctggctgcctggcttGTGTGTGGAGCAGGAAGCAAGGGGCACAAAGGCGCAGAGTCCGAATGGGAATCATAAATCTTGAACGGACTTCCTGTTTCCCGCCCCACGTCAGGTCAGGTGCCGAGGAGCTTAAACCGAGCCGAAGGAGGATTGTGGGTGGCTGCTGCTCGCCTTTCACCGTCCCTTTGGGCGCGTTTGTGCTTCACTCGTGTGTTGCTCGCTCGCCCGGCCGCAACGCTCCCTCCCATGTGACTCTAAGGTGAGCCACCCGCTCCTGCTGCTGGCCGGCCGaccggcaggcaggcaggcaggcaggcagacttCCTGGAGAAGGTCAGTGAGCTCGCACGACTTGCCTGCTAACGCGCACAATTCACCTGACGCACGCTTTGTCACTTGACGACCTGAGAATTGTGACGATTGCTTCGTAACCACATGCGCCGCGCATGTTCCTCGAAGTAacgtctttctttctttctttctttctttctttctttctttctttctttctttctttctttctttctttctttctttctttctttctttctttctttctttctttctttctttctttctttctatctATCGGTTGCATTTGGCTGTCCAATCTTCTTATCTTCTTTgttgtgcatgcgtgtgcgtcTGCGCAAACTGAGCTGCCGTGTTGTCGCCACCGCTCCAACAACAAGCACGTGTGCACGGAAATGGGAGGCCCCATAAGTGCTTTTATGGTCCATGCGCAAATTGCGCACGGGCTGGCTGTCAATCACCGGACCCGCACAGTCCGCAACGTGTTGCGTTGGAGTGTCGGTGACCACGACGACATTTCCAAGTCCGTGTTTGCTTGCCGGCTGAGCTGCTTgccgtctccatggcaacctgACGCAGAGGGGAGGGGCCGCATGCTGCGTCACGCGGACGTGTCCTCTCATCCCCTCCCGTCCGctttctccttcctcctcttctcttctcttctcggCTTCCGGCCCGAGCAAATTAGAAATGAGTTGGTGCTGACACTATGTGTTCACATTGTACCATTTGCGTCTTCTTACTCGTTTCTGTTGCCATGGATACCGAAACTAAAATGGACGTCGGGCCGGCCGCTGACTAAATGATGAAGCTGTGGGAAAAGTCACCGCTTGTCATCTGTGATGACACTTTGATTGCGATCTTTACATCACACGTGGTTGTGCTCCAATGATGTGATAGATGGCACCCGAGGGCATATTTTCAATGCTGGtctggtgtgtttgtgtgtgtgtgtgtgtgtctttcagTTGTTCATCGCAAACGAGATGAATGGCAATGAGACGCCAGCCTTCCCCATCTTTGGCCCCTCCGACACCAAGTCAGTCCAAGTCTGCTGCCGTCTGAGCCTTGCGCGTCGGACCTTCACGGACGACACGATGCTAGCGCCCGTAGCGTCCGTCAATGGGGCCTGGCGTGCGCGTGGCGTCACCTGCTAATGTGATAATATGCTCAGTGGCGTCGCTAGTTGCGCTAAAGCCGCCCATGCTCCCCGTGTTGACCCGAGAAGCTGATCCTcaagccgccgccgctgctaaTTCCGTCACTCAAATCAGCTCGCCGGACGTGACCCGGACGGTGACTCGGACCTTGACCGGAACTGTGACCTCGACTTGACCTTGACCTGAACTGGGCCGGGACCGCAGAACGTGACCTTGATCCCCCACCTGGACCCGACTTGACCGAAAGCGAGACTCGATCTTCAGAATCTGACTCCAGACCGGGACCCAATCTTGACCTCGAGAGATGACCTCCGCCCCTCCGAATCCTAATGCTAAACGTTTGTGTATGTGACAGCAGCCATGACGCTTCCCAAGCCAAAGCTACGGCAAAGTCCCGTGCCAAAGCTCTTGTCGGTAAGTCGGCGCCTTTGGCGATCGCTGTCCGCTCTCCTCGACCAAGGGGCCGTTTGCAATGTGTGTTGACAGAAAGCGATCAAGTCTACTTCCTGCACTCATCGTCCGGACAGAAGCGGAAAGGTGAGCGGTGTCGCTGGCACGTGGCCTCGGCTTGAGACGTGCTTTGACGTTTGTGTGCGCCAGGGCGACGGAAATGGCATCGCACGAGCAGTGTCGACAGCCGCGCTGACACGTCCCAGTACCAGGTGGAGGTGAGTGGCGCCCGCCTGAGCCCCCGTCCGGCGTGTCAAAGCCGTCCCGCCGGAAGGCTGACGTCGGCCTTCCGGCGCAGCACCTGAGCACCTTTGTGATGGAGCGCAAAGCCGGCTTGCTGACGGTGGAGGACGGCGTGCGACGGCTGCGGCTGCTGGACGCCAAAGGGAAGATCTGGACGCAGGACATGCTGCTGCGTGTCCACCGCGAcaacgtcagcctcgtcgacGCAGACACCGAGGTGGCTCGCCCTCTTCTGCTGATTGATAGCACGCACCGTCCTTGTTCGATTCGCCATTTTGTGTGTTCCAGTGCGAGCTGGAAGTGTTTCCGCTGAGTTCGGTCCAGCAGTGCCAAGCGGTGAGCAACGCGTGCAGCTTTGATTCCATCTTGGCGCTGGTGTGCAAGGACTTGGGTCAGAACAAAGCCGACCTTCACCTCTTCCAGTGCGAGCACATCAAGGTGaggcggtggggggggggggcttaccTTGGCGTCGTCTAAGCCGCGCACGTCCGCAGGCCCACCTGATCTACGCCGACATCCAGAGCGCCTTGACGGACGCCAAAGGAGGCAAAGCCAGGAAACGGCCGGAGGTCCTCAAGTCAGTCCTGCCCGAGACGCGTACCGCCGGATGTAGCCCGCCCAAAGTCCGCCGCTTAGCTTTCAGTTGCCCGTAATTAAAAATGCGCAAGGCTTTCCGTCCAAAATATGGCAGCAGTCCAAGCCGTTTTTTAGAATGACCGCTGGCTCCACATCAGCCGCCGCCAcccttcattttgtattttggagCGTCGCCGGctcgagcgagcgagcgcgttGACTGATCGATGTGCCACCGGTAGGATGATCCTGAAGAGCGAGGGCCAAATCCCGCCTCCTCCCGCCGCTGCCGCCCCAGAAGCGCCGACCGGTGCGGATGACCCCGAGAGTGGAGCCGACGCCCCGCCGGACCGCCGTGGTGAGCGACAGCGAACTCGTGGCCCGTACGCAGAGCTCACCGCCTGGCCTGGCCTTTGCACGCAGGTGAACCGCAGAAGGTGCCGTTGGAGGACGCCGAGGTGGTCCTTGTGGACCGCGATGTGGTAAGAGGAAAGCAATGGGTGGAATAGCGACAGAATGGCAGGATGGCAGGCTTTCATTGGGCCAGCACGCACGCTGGAGTGGACTTGACGTGGTGGAATCATTTGTTGAAGAGCACATGTAAAGAGATCGGCGCGTTCTGAAACTAGAAAGCCAATTGCAGGCGTCTCCCACGTCATTGCTGGTGTGGTGCCACAGGTCCAGGCCACGGCGCCTGGCCACGGCGCCTGGCCACGGCACCGTGGGCGCCTGGCCACGGCGCCTGGCCACGGCGCCTGGCCACGGCGCCTGGCCACGGCGCCTGGCTTGTAAGATTTCAGCACTAATACATTGCGCTGCCTGCACTCAGCAAATCCTGAACCGCCTCCTGGACGACATCGAGGCCTTCATCGGCCAACTGCAGAAAGTGGCCGAGGCCAGTGGTCAGCTGGCCCAGcgcaagaaaaacaagaacaagaaGAGTCCCGGAGGTGCTGGCAACGTGCAGCTTGCATGGGGGAGTGAcgctgtctgcctgcctgaccCGTGTCTTTGTCCTCTAGAGGGCGTCCTGACGCTGCGCTCCAGAGCGCCCGACCGCCGCCGCTTCCTCGACTGTCTGCAGAAGTTCAAGTTTGCCTTCAACCAGCTGGTGAGGCTGCAAGCGCCAACAGCGCCCACCCCAGGATTGAGCGCCGCCCGCGTGTCCCGTCCGCAGGGCAAACTCAACGGCCGCATCCAGAACCCCAGCGCAGACGAGCTTCTCCACTTCCTCTTCACCCCCCTGAGAATGGTAGGAACCGTCCCCGCCCAATGGGAAGCGCGGCTGACGGCTCCGCCCCCTCGCACAGGTGGTCCGGGCATCGGGCGGCGCCGAAGTAGCCCGCGGCGTAACGGTCCCGCTCCTCACCCGCGCCGCCATCGAGCTCCTGCACGCCGCCGGCACCGTCGAGGAGCGCCGCCTTTGGGTGGCGCTGGGAGATGGGTGGACCAAGTGCAGGTCGCCGTGGCCGGCCGGGCAAGCCGCCGATCTGCCGCCCGTCCGCGCGCACCCTGACCTCGAGCCACTGCTCGGACAGGTTGGAGTGGCCCAAGGATCACGACTTCCCGCCGTGCCCGCTGGTCTTCGACGACGGTTgggagccgccgccgccggctgcCGCACGACCCACGGGATGCCTGGCCGACGGCGAAAGCTACTCAAAGGAGGTGAGACGCCGGCGGCGGGACGGCGGGGACCGATGCAGCTCAGCGGCCTTCTTGTGTGGCAGGCCTCCCGCCGACAGAGTTTGGAAGAAGACGTCGCCCCAGAGCACGCCGGCGGACACCAAGCGTGAGTTGACGCCGCAAAGATCCCGCCGCCCACTTTGCACGGACCTGATCGGCAGCTGCTTTCCAGGAAGCAAAGCAGACGCTTTGCCAAATCCAAGTACGACTTTGTGGCCAGGAACAACACCGAGCTGTCAGTGCTCAAGGACGAGCTGGTGGAGGTGAGCACCGGCGGCGGTGCCGGCGGCGGCAGCGAACCTGTCTCTTGCCTCCTGTCTCACAGGTCCTAGATGATCGCAAGCAGTGGTGGAAGGTGCGCAACGGCGACGGCTCGCTGGGCTACGTGCCAAACAACATCCTGGAGGCCGCCGCTGCGCCCGCTGTGGATATGACGGGTCGCGGCGCCGAGCCCGTCTACAGCCACACCATACAGGTGCCTCCAATGCCTGCGCAGAGCTGCCGGCCTGTGACGGACGGCGTGAGCCATCCTCCTGGCCTTGGCTCACGCATGTCCACTTGCCTCTTTGTGTTTGAAGCTGATGATGCCGCGGAAGGAGTTTGACGTGTTCAAGGTAGGGGCGGGGCTTAGCAGCGGTTACGCTTTGCTTCTCAAAGGGACAGTCGCACGTTTGCAACCCGACGGGCTCGCATGTCCGACTcttccttgtgtgtgtgtgtgtgtgtgtgtgtgctagcattacatgtttgttttattttcatgaattCAAGTTAATTTGCCAgggtctttctttttttcatgtcttTGTGGCTAAAAACATGCGAGCGGCTGTGAAGGCCGTATCAGTGTTGAGCAAGGCTTTCTGACAAGCAACAACCGATGTGCCAGTCGTGTTCAACTGTCACTCACTGCCGTCAAACGACTAAGTGGATTGGACCCATTGTACAGTGAAATATGACACGTTCACTCCGGAAATGTAAAACGCCAGGCAGGCACGAGCTATCTGAAAGTGACAAGGGGCCGTCGCCCAGCCCCGCTTTGCCGTCGCTCGCCCAGCCCCGCTTTGCCCTCTTGGTTTTCTAGCACGCAAGCTACTAGCAAACTAGCTGAGGAGAGACTTAGcgtgtttatttatgtatgtatgtatgtatgtatgtttgtgttttctttttgcgcGCGGGTCGCAGCAATTACTGGGAGAGCTCAACGAGGTAACCTTTTACCCCGGCATGTTGAACTTTGACCCCGCCCGCTCATGGTCTCCTCACTGCCCCTCAGAAGCAGAGCGTCGCCAGGACGGAAAAGCTTCCCGCCCAAGTGGTGCCCATGCCCCCGCCGCCCGCTGGTCCGCCCACACCGCCGCACGCTGTAGACGCCGGCCCCGAGACGGCCGCCGTGGCCGAGTGGCGCGTCAGTCGCCCCGACGGCGCGCCGACCCGTGAGGCAAAcgaagacgacgacgacgacaacaCCGCCGCGAGAGCCCTTACCGATCGTGAGTATGCCCGGCACGGCCCTTCAATTGGTCGTATTTGGTTCGACGACTCCATCGAGCTCCAAGCCAACGTGTCGGTGGAGCGTTGGCTCGCTTTTGGTGCTGTTGAGGAAAAGACCCAAACTGGCAACTGTGCGTGAATGTTGTGCTCAAATGTGTTGCTAGGCAGGAAGTCCACCATGGAGGAAGTCCAGGACGAGCTACTCCACCGCCTGACGTTGGGCCGCAGCGCCTGCAAGCAAGTCGGCGTgccggcgcggcgcggcgctgctgccggcgccgccgccgcctccaaCCTTCCCGGTGTCAGCATCACGTACGAGTCGTCACCCGACGACGTGCGTGGCTGGCTGGAGGCCAAAGGTTTCGCCCCGGTGTGAGTAGGGCCGGACCACGGCGCATACGGTCGGTTGGGCGGGAAAGAAGTCACGGCGGCCACATCTTGTTTGCGCGCAGCACCGTGGAGAGTCTGGGCGTGCTGACTGGTGCGCAACTCTTCTCGCTCAACAAGAACGAGCTGAAAACGGTCTGCCCGGACGACGGCGCTCGCGTCTTCAGCCAGGTCGCCGTGCAGAAGGCCGCGCTGGAGGTAGGTGGGCCGCTTGAACGGGACGGAGACTCCGAGGTTGGGCCTTGACGCTTCAATCAATCCGCGTGACTTGGCGTGTGACTTGGCGTGTGACTTGGCGTGTGACTTGGCGTGTGACTTGGCGTGTGACTTGGCGTGTGACTTGGCGTGTGACTTGGGTCCacctctgccccccccctctttcaCCGCTTGCGTTGGCATGCGCTGTGTGGCGAGCGTGCTGTGTGCTCTCTTCAGGTGTTCTTCTGAGCCTCTTGGCATCATCTTCATGGCTTCATTCAGGTATTGCTGCTACCGCCCCGGAAGCCCGCTTCCTGGCGTCCTGTAACGCTCACCTCACACCCTCTGCCGGCGTGTGGCTCAGCACACAAGTCCTCACAGTAGCTCTCGCTCCACTAGCCGCTCCGTCGCTGACATATTTCCTCATCATTGTTCCTCACGGCTGTTCCTCATTGTCCTTCCTCATAGCCGTTCCTCGTCGGCGTTGCTCATTGCTGAGTTCTCCCTCCCCTTGGTCTTCATGTTGTTCCTGCTCGCCTGGCTCCCCTCAAGCTCCGTCAACCCTGCCACGTCTTGACGTTTGTTCCTCTTGTTGTTCCCCACCCGGCTGTCTTCAGCGCGAGTCTGGCTCCGAGCTGCGGGAGGTCATGAGGAGGCGTCAGCAGATCCTGGCGGGAGCGGGCCCCACCCATTGAAGATCTTGCCACTTCCTCCCTCCCGGTTCAGCCCGACGGCGCCTTGCCACTGGAACGTTCGCCAACACTCGTGTTGACGAAGCCACGTCGCAGCAAGCGGTGTTAGCTTAGCCGCCCGCCATTGGTCACTGCATCAGCTCGGAGCTGTTTTCTTGTCGCGCCGCTTCTTGTGCTGCAATAGCAAAAAGTGTCACTTAGTGAGCGACTGCAAGCATTTCTTTGTCACCGGGCCCTCTTTTAgaataaatggaaaaagcaCATGGTCTTTGGCGCCCTCTTATTTCAAAAGTCGCCCATTGAGCCCAACCAGTTCAACcatgaagaaaacaacactTAAATGCTCAAACTGCGCAATTATACAGAGGGGTGGTCTCAATTTAAATTTCGCTCAGGTAGGCAAGAAAGGGCATCTTATGGCGACAAATCAGCCATCTTGACATGAAGTATTGTTGTAACGTTACTGAAGTACCAGGTGAGTCGTAACTGGCTCTATTGCACAAACAAGGGTTCAACATGAAGAGACGCCGAGACACAATGTGCGGAGCCTCTCTAACAACCCGCTGTGGGACTCTTTTCCGCCATCTCCGCCCCCCTGCTGCCTTCCCCCGGCAATCGGAAGCAACACAACTCTAACTATATACAAAGTTGCCACAATATTCAAGCCAGAAATGAAATAAGACTCAACTCCACTGCAGTCTCAGGCAAAAATAAGGCGCATGCTGGTTACCAGTGGGAATGATGATGGTGTTGATTTTCGGTCTTTTGAGTGAAACCAGACCAGTGCCAAACACGCATGCACATACGCGATGAACATGCCGTGCCGGGAAATGAATGGGTGGAATATGTAAATGTAATGCGACATTCTGCCAAAAGGGGCAGCAGAGTACAACGCTACGCCTGGTGTGCAATCAATagtcaaagaagaagaaggcagACGACGGCGCCATCTTGAAAGAAGTCACTAGTGTCTATAAACGCGTTCAAGCTCCTTTTATTTGTCGACATGTTGTACCTAGAAGATTATCTGGAGAGTGAGTATGAGTTCATTTGGGATCGTGTGATGCGGCCCAGTGAGCGCTTTGGACGCAAATGTGTCCCCTCGGCCGCCGCTTTGTGTTTGTCCGCCTGTTAGCCTAGCCGAGCTAGCGCGGTAACCATTTACACCCCACCCACCTCACCGCCTCGCCTCCCATTCcccccttttcctcttttcagtGATCGAGCAGCTTCCCATGGATCTCCGCGACAGGTTTACGGAAATGAGAGAGATGGACCTGCAGGTCCAAAGTACGTCGGAACGCCTACACCGCACGGCACATGCATGCAAGGTTTATTGACGCTCGTGATAGCGGCCGTGTTGTGTGCTTTGGAGACGCAAGCAGAGCAGCTGGAGGAGAAGAAATCACGACCAGCCTAATTGTGGATGCAAAGAGTGCAAGACTACGCCAGTTGAGGAGGAATATCTTAGCGGAGGAAAAATGGAGTACAAGACAGGAGAGACCAGGGAAAAGCTAATGGAGGGAAAACAGTCAAAGCTAGGAGCAGTGGTTGAAGAGAAAACATTTAGCGAGCAAAGCTAGCAGAgggcaaaacacattttggaaaagCAAGGGCTGGACATAAATGCTAGGAAAGAAAGCGAGCAGAGAACTTTGGGACATAACCAGTCAAAGCCAAAGCTGGGAGAAGACAAATGTAGGGTCAGGGAGCAGAAAGATTGCGGAGTACAAAATGACTCGTggccaaaatgacaaaaatactgGGTGAGGTCCACCAAAACGGGGAAGCCAGTCGAAAGCCAAAGAATAAAAGTGCGTCGTGAGACATGGGGCGGGGTCGCGCCTTATCCACGACGCGGCACTCCACCCCACCCCCGTCGGCGCGCTCTATTCCATGCTAGCCTCGCCCGAGCTCACGTGTTTTGCTGCCGTGTTCAGATGCCACGGACCAACTGGAGCAGAAGGTCACGGACTTCTTTGTCAACGCCAAGAAGAACAAACCAGAGTGGCGAGAGGAGCAGATGGAGGTCATCAAGAAGGTCAGATGTGTTGACGGCACAGCTCAGCGAGCAGCTTTTTTCCCTGCGGCGACACCTGCGCCCCAAATCAAAGGAAGTCACGCGGCGTGCTCTCGAGCGAGTTACGTAGCGCGGCGGTAGCAGGCCCGGCCGGCTGTTGATTGGGGGGCGCAGCTATTCTATCCCTGACATGATGCTACCATGGTGCTTGTGTTCAGGATTATTACAAAGCTCTGGAAGACGCAGATGAGAAAGTGCAACTGGCCAATCAGATTTACGATCTGGTGAGttcctcgctcgctcgctcactcgctcggGAAGTCACGGACGCTAGCCGTCCCTGCTGCTCTGCCCAGGTGGACCGGCACCTGCGCAAGCTGGATCAGGAGTTGGCCAAGTTCAAAATGGAGTTGGAGGCCGACAACGCCGGCATCACCGAGATCCTGGAGAGACGTGAGTGAGCCCGCCgctccgcccgcccgcctgccgcCCGCCTGCCGCCCGCCTGCCGCCCTGTCACATTGGGCACGCTCGTCCCACAGGCTCTCTGGAGATGGACGGCCCGTCTCAGCCCGTCAACAACCACCACGTCCACTCTCACGCTGTCGTCGAAAGTGAGTTGAGCCCCGTCGTCTCGCCACTGCAGCCGCCGCCCACTTCTCGGTGCCCTCATGTTGATTTCCGCGGCGACAGAGCGGAGGTACAGCGCTTCGGCGCACCACACGACGGAACACGTGCCGGAAAAGAAGTTCAAGTCGGAAGCTTTGCTGTCCACGTTGACGTCGGACGCCTGCAAGGAGAACGTGCCTGGTACGGCGGAAAATCAAAAGCCGAAACTTGCTCGACGCGCGCCGGCCGGCCTCTTCGCCTCTCACCTGTTTCCCGTGTTTGGCGCAGGTTGCCGTAGCAACAGCATGACTTCATCCTCCTCGTCCACCGCCAACAGCATCTATGGAGTCAGTTCTTCCCAACCTTTGACCTCCTACGGCCTGAGCTCCCTGCCCGCCGGACCCGCCGCCGGAGCCGGCGCCATCAGCATGGCTGCCGCGCAGGCCGTGCAGGCCACCGCTCAGGTCAGATggcggaggggaggggggcgttTGGAAAGGGCCACGCACGCGGCTGGCCGTTTGGAGCGAGATGCCGTAGCGGTAAGGATGTCACTGCCGCCGCCAGATGAAGGAGGGTCGGCGGACGTCCAGCTTGAAGGCCAGCTACGAGGCCATCAAGAACAACGACTTCCAGCTGAGCCGAGACTTCTCACTGTCCCGCGAGGCTTCTCCGTATCCGTCTTCCGCGCTGGCGTCCACCCTGACGCAGACGCTGGCTCCGACCGCCGTCGCCTCGGATACTCGAGGCCGCAAGTCCAAGTAAGACAAAATGGTTGTCAGAAAAGGGGACGAGTGAAGCAAAAGCCATTCTCTTCatgttgggcttttttttgttgctgccTCGTTTCTCTAGAAGCGGCGTGAAGTCTTCCAACCATCAGTCGTCTTCGTCCTCGTCCTCGTCGTCGCTGTCATCGTGCTCGTCGTCGTCCGCGTTGGCTCAGGAACTTTCCCAGCAGGCGTCGGTGCTACCCGAGGCTGAGGCCGGCGGCCAAGTGGACTGGACCTACGACCCCAACGAGCCGCGCTATTGCATCTGCAACCAGGTGGCGCCGCGTCCTCGTGGCCGCTCTGTATGGTCGTGTAGTGTGTGGCTGACCCGGCGATGGCTTGATTGCAGGTGTCCTACGGGGAGATGGTGGGCTGCGACAACACAGACGTAAGTAACGGGGGCCCGCTTGCTCTGCAAAGCAAAGGAAGAATTCGGTTCCCGGCTCGTGCGCGTGacgtttgtctgtgtgtgtgtgtgtgtgtgtgtgtgtgtgtgtgtgtgtgtgtgtgtgtgtgtgtgtgtgtgtgtgtgtgtgtgtgtgtgtgtgtgtgtgtgtgtgtgtgtgtgtgtgtgtgtgtgtgtggtgtgtgtgtgtgtgtgtgtgtgtgtgtgtgtgtgtgtgtgtgtgtgtgtgtgtgtgtgtgtgtgtgtgtgtgtgtgtgtgtgtgtgtgtgtgtgtgtgtgtgtgtgcgcgcgtgtgcgcgcgtgtgcgtgtgcgcgcgtgtgcgcgcgtgtgtgt
This genomic window from Syngnathus acus chromosome 23, fSynAcu1.2, whole genome shotgun sequence contains:
- the dusp16 gene encoding dual specificity protein phosphatase 16 isoform X1, giving the protein MSNVRAFKDFPRLTSDSGRHRGVGRRDMAEASLATEPPTPVRVRSLPAEALAGLLEGGRRVPGQAGGVLLVDSRPFADFNARRIAHAVNVNASKLLKRRLQRDKVHVKDVLRQAAGSEVALEAGLQLVVYDEDSWDACALRSDAFAAVLLLKLQPHFPSVRLLAGGFSQFSHQFACLCEGKQTPVAAAAKPSSPPAATPGPTRILPHLYLGCQRDVLNKEAMQRDAIAYVLNASNTCPKPDFIADSRFLRVPVDDGFCDKILPWLDASLDFIEKAKASDARVLVHCLAGISRSATIAIAYIMKRMDMSLDEAYRFVKEKRPSISPNFNFLGQLLDFEKKISREARRQVPAGGQQVPAGRRHSARPDELARGPEDAAQLHGAPESARHFSPVEEVSEQSWDESAVPRRWAPGAWPGGTLRGWHSDILPAPGGRRCLSPSDTARFYSAAFARGPEAPPRQPRASDRGVSRRSWHEESHFEKTRSYPDGTETQLATPDSFSASLELIGVS
- the dusp16 gene encoding dual specificity protein phosphatase 16 isoform X2, whose protein sequence is MAEASLATEPPTPVRVRSLPAEALAGLLEGGRRVPGQAGGVLLVDSRPFADFNARRIAHAVNVNASKLLKRRLQRDKVHVKDVLRQAAGSEVALEAGLQLVVYDEDSWDACALRSDAFAAVLLLKLQPHFPSVRLLAGGFSQFSHQFACLCEGKQTPVAAAAKPSSPPAATPGPTRILPHLYLGCQRDVLNKEAMQRDAIAYVLNASNTCPKPDFIADSRFLRVPVDDGFCDKILPWLDASLDFIEKAKASDARVLVHCLAGISRSATIAIAYIMKRMDMSLDEAYRFVKEKRPSISPNFNFLGQLLDFEKKISREARRQVPAGGQQVPAGRRHSARPDELARGPEDAAQLHGAPESARHFSPVEEVSEQSWDESAVPRRWAPGAWPGGTLRGWHSDILPAPGGRRCLSPSDTARFYSAAFARGPEAPPRQPRASDRGVSRRSWHEESHFEKTRSYPDGTETQLATPDSFSASLELIGVS